One part of the uncultured Bacteroides sp. genome encodes these proteins:
- a CDS encoding putative LPS assembly protein LptD: MTSLKAKTYIIPLLFVAVTLSLSDGVHAQKGKKKELSSDTIKADSLAQDTLKSKKRKQELNAPVTYEASDSIVFTQGGFAHLYGKGKVNYEKIELESEIITMNMDSSTVYARGKVDSLGAVTGAPVFKDGETPYESKSINYNFKSKRGYIKNVVTQQGEGYVTSYNAKKSSGDDLFMEDGKYTTCDNHEHPHFYLQLTRAKVKPKKNVVFGPAYMVVEDVPLPIAIPFGFFPFSSSYSSGFIMPTYGDELNRGFYLRDGGYYFAISDYMDLKLTGEIFTKGSWGLGTATNYNKRYRYSGSLSANYQVTKTGEKNVDYLVSKDFKINWAHRQDAKASPNSSFSASVNFATSSYEKTNLGSYYDPSLYSQNTKTSSVSYTRSFPDQNLTLSSTFNIAQRTKDSTLAVTLPDLNISLSRIFPFKRKKAVGAERWYEKISMSYTGQLKNSITTKEDKFFKSSLVKDWENAMNHSIPISATFTLFKYLNVTPSFNYTERWYTNKIKQSWDDNSQAVKKDTTYGFNRVYNYNMSLGISTKLYGFYTPMKAIFGDKIQTIRHVITPTVSLSAQPDFGAKRYGYWDSYTYIDAYGDEKTVDYSPYATGLFGVPGKGKQGNVSFDVSNNVEMKIKSANDSVKKVSLIDELGGSISYNMAAKTKPWSDLSMRLRLKLTKSYTFNFNTSFATYAYQFDKNGNVYVGDKTEWSYGRFGRFQGSGSSFSYTFDNSTWKKWFAKEEEKKEGANNPEGEKPKEEAKTDGETETEKKEKKAEVNQDGYLPFKMPWSFSLAYSFNFRENTSAKINEKTMRYPFKLTHTLSGSGNIKISDKWNFSFQGSYDFDAKQIAQTTCNISRDLHCWNMTCSLSPFGKYRSYNFSIRANSSMLQDLKWEQRSSASSNIKWY, from the coding sequence ATGACGTCATTAAAAGCTAAAACATATATAATTCCGCTCTTGTTTGTTGCTGTTACTCTTTCACTATCTGATGGAGTGCATGCTCAGAAAGGAAAGAAGAAAGAGTTGTCTTCTGATACGATTAAAGCAGATTCTTTGGCTCAGGATACTTTGAAGTCAAAAAAAAGAAAGCAGGAATTAAATGCTCCTGTTACTTATGAAGCTTCCGATTCCATAGTTTTTACACAAGGAGGTTTTGCTCACCTTTATGGAAAAGGAAAGGTAAATTATGAAAAGATAGAGCTTGAGTCAGAGATAATTACCATGAACATGGATAGTAGCACTGTCTATGCCAGAGGTAAAGTCGACTCTTTGGGGGCAGTAACTGGTGCACCGGTCTTTAAAGATGGAGAAACACCATATGAATCAAAATCTATCAATTATAACTTTAAAAGCAAACGAGGTTATATAAAAAATGTGGTAACACAACAAGGTGAAGGATATGTAACCAGCTACAATGCAAAGAAAAGTTCAGGTGATGATCTTTTTATGGAAGATGGTAAATATACAACTTGTGATAACCATGAACATCCACACTTCTATTTACAACTAACACGCGCAAAAGTAAAACCTAAAAAGAATGTAGTCTTCGGACCGGCATATATGGTTGTAGAAGATGTTCCTTTGCCTATAGCGATCCCTTTTGGTTTCTTCCCATTTAGTAGTAGTTATTCTTCAGGTTTTATTATGCCTACTTACGGTGATGAGTTGAACCGAGGTTTTTATCTTCGTGATGGTGGATATTACTTTGCTATCAGCGATTATATGGACTTGAAACTTACAGGTGAGATATTCACTAAAGGTTCATGGGGACTTGGTACTGCAACAAACTACAATAAGAGATATAGATACTCTGGTTCTTTAAGTGCAAATTATCAGGTAACCAAAACCGGAGAGAAGAATGTTGATTATCTTGTTTCAAAGGACTTTAAAATAAACTGGGCTCATAGACAAGATGCTAAGGCAAGTCCTAATAGTTCTTTCTCGGCAAGTGTTAACTTTGCGACAAGTAGTTATGAGAAGACTAATTTAGGAAGTTATTATGATCCTTCTTTATATTCTCAGAACACGAAGACTTCCAGTGTTAGTTATACACGTAGCTTCCCAGATCAGAATCTGACATTGTCGAGTACATTTAATATTGCACAGCGCACAAAGGACTCAACATTGGCCGTAACGTTACCGGATTTAAATATCTCCTTAAGCCGTATTTTTCCTTTTAAACGTAAAAAGGCTGTTGGCGCAGAACGCTGGTACGAGAAAATATCGATGAGTTATACCGGGCAGTTAAAGAATAGCATTACTACAAAAGAAGATAAATTCTTTAAATCAAGTTTAGTGAAAGATTGGGAAAATGCAATGAATCATTCTATTCCTATCAGTGCAACTTTTACTTTGTTTAAATATCTAAATGTAACTCCTTCTTTTAATTATACTGAACGCTGGTATACTAATAAGATAAAGCAATCTTGGGATGACAATAGTCAGGCCGTTAAAAAAGATACCACTTACGGTTTTAATCGTGTTTATAATTATAATATGAGTCTTGGTATAAGTACTAAACTCTATGGTTTCTATACACCGATGAAGGCTATCTTTGGTGATAAGATTCAAACTATACGTCACGTGATAACTCCAACAGTTAGTCTTAGTGCCCAACCTGATTTCGGAGCAAAAAGATATGGATACTGGGATTCTTATACATATATTGATGCTTACGGTGATGAGAAAACAGTAGATTACTCTCCTTATGCAACCGGATTATTTGGGGTTCCGGGTAAAGGGAAGCAAGGAAATGTTAGCTTTGATGTCTCCAATAATGTGGAAATGAAAATTAAATCGGCTAATGACTCAGTGAAGAAGGTTAGTTTGATTGATGAGTTAGGTGGTAGTATCTCATATAACATGGCTGCAAAGACAAAACCCTGGAGTGATTTATCCATGCGTTTGCGTTTAAAATTAACTAAGAGCTATACATTTAATTTCAATACTTCGTTTGCTACTTATGCATATCAGTTTGATAAAAACGGTAATGTTTATGTAGGTGATAAAACAGAATGGTCTTATGGTCGTTTCGGACGATTCCAGGGATCAGGTTCATCTTTCTCATATACTTTTGATAATAGCACTTGGAAAAAGTGGTTTGCGAAAGAGGAGGAAAAGAAAGAAGGAGCAAATAATCCTGAAGGAGAAAAACCAAAGGAGGAAGCTAAAACAGATGGAGAGACAGAAACAGAAAAGAAAGAGAAAAAAGCTGAAGTAAATCAGGATGGATATCTTCCATTTAAGATGCCTTGGTCATTCTCTCTTGCATATTCATTTAATTTCAGAGAAAATACTTCTGCAAAGATTAATGAAAAAACAATGCGTTATCCGTTTAAGCTGACTCATACGTTAAGTGGTTCCGGAAATATTAAGATCTCTGATAAATGGAATTTCTCTTTCCAAGGTTCATATGACTTTGATGCAAAACAGATAGCACAGACAACTTGTAATATATCTCGTGATTTGCACTGTTGGAATATGACTTGTAGCTTATCTCCGTTTGGTAAATATCGTTCTTATAATTTCTCAATACGTGCTAATTCAAGCATGCTGCAAGATTTGAAATGGGAACAACGAAGCAGTGCTTCTTCAAATATTAAGTGGTATTAA
- the lysS gene encoding lysine--tRNA ligase: MNLLELSEQEIIRRNSLNELRAMGIEPYPAAEYVTNAFSTDIKQEFVDVENVEPRKVSVAGRIMSRRVMGKASFIELQDSKGRIQVYITRDDICPGEDKELYTTVFKRLLDLGDFIGIEGFVFRTQMGEISIHAQKLTVLSKSIKPLPIVKYKDGVAYDAFEDPELRYRQRYVDLVVNEGVKDIFIKRNKVYSSMREYFNEKDYMEVETPVLQSIPGGASARPFITHHNALDIPLYLRIANELYLKRLIVGGFEGVYEFSKNFRNEGMDRTHNPEFTCMEIYVSYKDYNWMMDFTEKMLDKICFDVNGTHEVKVGDNIISFKAPFKRITMIDSIKEFTGLDITGMNEEQLREVCAKIGVEVDETMGKGKLIDEIFGEKCEGNYIQPTFITDYPIEMSPLCKRHRNNPELTERFELMVNGKELCNAYSELNDPIDQLGRFQDQLKLSEKGDDEAMFIDNDFVRSLEYGMPPTSGMGIGMDRLVMLMTGQTTIQEVLFFPQMRPEKTIKKDPATKYMELGVPEDWVPVIQKAGYNLVEDMKGVNPQKFQMDICGINKKYKLELSNPSVNTVTEWINKLS; encoded by the coding sequence ATGAACCTATTAGAACTAAGCGAACAGGAAATAATCAGACGAAATAGTCTGAATGAACTGCGTGCTATGGGCATTGAACCATACCCTGCAGCCGAGTACGTAACCAATGCATTCTCAACCGATATAAAACAGGAATTCGTAGATGTTGAAAACGTTGAGCCACGAAAAGTATCTGTGGCTGGTCGTATTATGAGTCGTCGTGTAATGGGAAAAGCTTCCTTTATTGAATTACAAGATTCAAAAGGAAGAATCCAGGTTTACATCACCCGTGATGACATTTGCCCGGGAGAAGATAAAGAATTGTATACCACTGTTTTCAAACGCTTGCTCGATTTAGGTGACTTTATCGGTATTGAAGGATTTGTTTTCAGAACTCAAATGGGCGAAATCAGTATTCATGCTCAGAAGCTGACAGTTCTTTCCAAGTCAATTAAGCCACTTCCAATCGTAAAATACAAAGATGGTGTAGCTTATGATGCTTTTGAAGATCCTGAACTTCGCTATCGTCAACGTTATGTTGACCTCGTTGTTAATGAAGGGGTAAAAGATATTTTCATCAAACGTAATAAAGTATATTCATCTATGCGTGAATACTTTAACGAGAAAGATTATATGGAGGTAGAAACTCCGGTTCTACAATCTATTCCAGGAGGTGCTTCTGCACGTCCGTTCATTACGCATCACAATGCACTCGATATACCTTTATATCTTCGTATCGCAAATGAACTTTATCTGAAACGTCTTATCGTAGGAGGTTTCGAAGGAGTTTACGAGTTCTCAAAGAACTTCCGTAACGAAGGTATGGACCGCACCCACAATCCTGAGTTTACCTGTATGGAAATATACGTTTCTTACAAGGATTACAACTGGATGATGGATTTCACAGAAAAGATGCTTGATAAGATCTGTTTCGATGTAAACGGCACTCATGAAGTGAAAGTTGGTGATAACATAATTAGTTTCAAAGCTCCATTCAAACGTATTACCATGATAGACTCTATTAAAGAGTTTACAGGTCTTGATATCACAGGAATGAACGAAGAACAGCTTCGTGAAGTATGTGCTAAGATTGGTGTGGAAGTAGATGAAACAATGGGTAAAGGAAAGCTCATCGACGAAATATTCGGCGAAAAATGTGAAGGCAACTACATTCAGCCTACATTCATCACTGATTATCCTATTGAGATGTCACCTCTTTGCAAGCGCCACCGTAACAATCCTGAACTGACAGAACGTTTTGAATTGATGGTTAACGGTAAAGAGTTATGTAACGCATACTCTGAACTGAACGACCCAATTGATCAGCTTGGCCGTTTCCAGGATCAGCTTAAGTTAAGCGAAAAGGGAGATGACGAAGCAATGTTTATTGATAACGACTTTGTACGCTCTTTGGAATATGGTATGCCTCCTACTTCTGGTATGGGTATCGGTATGGACCGTTTGGTTATGTTGATGACCGGACAAACCACTATTCAGGAAGTTTTGTTCTTCCCTCAGATGCGTCCGGAAAAAACAATTAAGAAAGATCCCGCAACTAAATACATGGAATTAGGTGTGCCAGAAGACTGGGTACCTGTAATCCAGAAAGCCGGATACAATCTGGTAGAAGATATGAAAGGCGTGAATCCTCAGAAATTCCAAATGGATATCTGTGGAATCAATAAAAAATATAAGCTGGAATTGAGCAATCCGTCTGTCAACACTGTTACAGAATGGATTAATAAGCTATCATAA
- a CDS encoding NAD(P)H-dependent glycerol-3-phosphate dehydrogenase, with product MKLPGKIAIMGGGSWATAIAKIVLAQDDSINWYMRRDDRIADFKRLGHNPAYLTGVKFDVKRINFSSNINDIVKDSDTLIFVTPSPYLKVHLKKLKTKLKDKFIITAIKGIVPDENLIVSEYLAQEYGVPEENIAALGGPCHAEEVALERLSYLTIACPDKDKARLLARKLASQYIKTSVSDDVAGIEYGSVLKNVYAIAAGICSGLKYGDNFQAVLISNAVQEMNRFLNTVYPLNRSIDDSAYLGDLLVTAYSNFSRNRTFGTMIGRGYSVKSAQIEMEMIAEGYYGTKCIKEINKHYHVNMPILDAVYNILYEKISPAIEIKLLTDSFR from the coding sequence ATGAAATTACCTGGAAAAATAGCAATCATGGGCGGAGGAAGCTGGGCTACAGCTATTGCAAAAATAGTTTTAGCTCAGGACGACAGCATAAACTGGTACATGCGTCGCGATGACCGTATTGCAGATTTTAAACGTTTAGGTCATAACCCGGCATATCTTACCGGAGTAAAATTTGATGTTAAACGAATCAATTTCAGTTCCAATATTAATGATATCGTAAAAGACTCGGACACATTAATTTTTGTAACTCCTTCTCCTTATCTTAAAGTTCATCTGAAAAAGTTGAAAACTAAGCTAAAGGATAAATTCATCATAACAGCCATCAAGGGAATTGTACCAGATGAGAATCTGATTGTATCGGAATATTTGGCTCAAGAGTATGGAGTGCCCGAAGAGAACATTGCAGCTCTTGGAGGTCCGTGTCATGCTGAAGAAGTTGCATTGGAACGTCTTTCTTATTTAACTATAGCTTGTCCGGATAAAGATAAAGCACGTCTTCTTGCCCGTAAGCTGGCCAGCCAGTATATAAAAACTTCCGTAAGTGATGACGTGGCAGGTATTGAATATGGTTCTGTACTTAAAAATGTATATGCCATTGCAGCAGGTATTTGCAGCGGACTGAAGTATGGCGACAACTTTCAGGCAGTGCTCATATCAAATGCAGTTCAGGAAATGAATCGCTTCCTGAACACGGTATATCCTTTAAATAGAAGTATTGACGACTCTGCTTATCTTGGCGACCTGCTGGTTACTGCATATTCAAATTTTAGCCGTAACCGCACATTCGGAACAATGATTGGTAGAGGTTATTCTGTGAAAAGTGCGCAGATAGAGATGGAGATGATTGCCGAGGGATATTATGGTACCAAATGTATAAAAGAGATAAATAAACACTATCATGTAAACATGCCTATCCTTGATGCTGTTTATAATATATTATATGAAAAAATATCTCCTGCTATTGAGATCAAATTATTAACTGACTCGTTCAGATAA
- a CDS encoding HD domain-containing protein gives MNPIEIINKYYTPGRQLDILLTHSRSVADKALQIATCHPELNLDKTFLEEAAMIHDIGIFLTNAHGIDCVGKEPYICHGYLGADLIKKEGYPRHALVCERHTGAGITALDIVKNELPLPHRDLLPVSMEEQVICFADKFFSKTHLDQEKSVEAARKTIAKFGTEGLKRFDEWCNLFL, from the coding sequence ATGAATCCAATAGAAATTATTAATAAATATTATACTCCAGGAAGGCAGCTTGATATTTTATTGACTCATAGCCGATCGGTTGCTGATAAGGCTTTACAGATAGCAACCTGTCATCCCGAACTTAATCTTGATAAGACGTTCTTAGAGGAGGCTGCAATGATACATGACATTGGAATCTTTCTGACAAATGCGCATGGCATAGACTGTGTTGGTAAAGAACCATATATTTGTCATGGTTATCTGGGTGCAGATTTAATAAAGAAGGAAGGATATCCCCGTCATGCCCTTGTGTGTGAACGTCATACCGGAGCCGGAATTACAGCGCTTGATATCGTGAAAAATGAATTACCACTTCCACATCGTGATTTGTTACCTGTTTCTATGGAAGAGCAAGTCATTTGTTTCGCCGATAAGTTTTTTTCCAAAACTCATCTTGATCAGGAAAAGAGTGTGGAGGCTGCCCGAAAAACAATAGCCAAATTTGGAACCGAAGGACTAAAACGCTTTGATGAATGGTGCAATCTTTTTCTATAA
- the ung gene encoding uracil-DNA glycosylase, whose amino-acid sequence MNVQIEESWKKHLAPEFEADYFSRLTNFVRDEYARYTVYPPGKLIFNAFNSCAFNKVKVVIIGQDPYHEPGQAHGLCFSVNDGVPFPPSLQNIFKEIASDLGTPAPTSGNLTRWTEQGVLLMNATLTVRAHQAGSHQNKGWETFTDAAIRHLAEEREHLVFILWGSYAQKKGAMIDRNKHLVLSSAHPSPLSAYRGFFGNGHFSKTNKYLLEHGIEPINW is encoded by the coding sequence ATGAACGTACAGATTGAAGAGAGCTGGAAAAAACATCTTGCACCAGAATTTGAAGCCGACTATTTTAGTCGGCTTACTAATTTTGTACGTGACGAGTATGCACGTTATACCGTTTATCCTCCAGGTAAACTAATTTTCAATGCATTTAACAGCTGCGCATTTAATAAAGTTAAAGTCGTGATTATCGGACAGGATCCATATCATGAACCAGGACAGGCTCATGGTTTGTGCTTTTCTGTAAACGATGGAGTTCCTTTTCCTCCTTCATTACAGAATATTTTTAAGGAAATTGCAAGCGATTTAGGCACTCCTGCTCCTACAAGTGGCAACCTTACCCGATGGACCGAACAAGGAGTGCTACTAATGAACGCAACTCTTACAGTAAGAGCGCATCAAGCGGGTTCACATCAAAACAAAGGATGGGAAACATTTACTGATGCTGCAATTCGTCATTTAGCAGAGGAACGAGAACATCTGGTATTTATTCTTTGGGGCTCTTATGCACAAAAGAAAGGCGCTATGATTGACAGGAACAAACATCTTGTACTTTCGTCAGCTCATCCTTCTCCCCTATCTGCTTATCGAGGATTCTTCGGAAACGGACATTTCAGCAAGACTAACAAATATCTGCTTGAACATGGAATTGAACCTATAAACTGGTAA
- a CDS encoding DUF5035 family protein, protein MKNIFLPSILGFFLLSSCASETIVSPEIKVISCSVNDTIVTESPKVKVGDVVELSLNLIGNGSDLFSFHAKANDEEVKISLAEYDQKNVSVEKNFTDTEACRLTFVDGVSTSNVKVKATVQAVKEDVMTLKFYLSAKTECEGSELDVDLEKK, encoded by the coding sequence ATGAAAAACATTTTTTTACCATCTATTCTTGGATTTTTTTTACTATCCTCTTGTGCCTCTGAAACGATTGTGTCGCCGGAGATAAAAGTTATTAGCTGTTCTGTTAATGATACGATTGTTACTGAATCCCCTAAAGTTAAGGTGGGTGATGTTGTGGAGCTATCTCTCAATCTTATCGGAAATGGATCTGATTTATTTAGTTTCCATGCAAAAGCTAATGATGAAGAAGTTAAGATTTCTTTAGCAGAATATGATCAGAAGAACGTTTCTGTTGAAAAGAATTTCACTGATACAGAAGCTTGCAGACTGACATTTGTTGATGGTGTTTCCACTTCCAATGTGAAAGTTAAGGCAACTGTGCAAGCTGTTAAGGAAGATGTGATGACGTTGAAGTTTTATTTGTCGGCCAAAACGGAATGTGAAGGCAGTGAACTTGATGTTGATCTCGAAAAGAAATGA
- a CDS encoding HAD-IA family hydrolase — translation MFQTAISRYLETHKHPFLSLKAVLFDMDGVLYNSMPYHAESWHKIMEERGLHLSKEEAYLHEGRTGSGTINIVCQRQFGRNATEKEIKDIYKAKTEAFNSFPLALPMEGATDVLTKVKRDGLFPMIVTGSGQASLLGRLNKNFPGVFKSELMVTAFDVKYGKPNPEPYLMALNKGNLKANEAIVVENAPLGVQAAAAAGIFTVAVNTGPLDDDILLDAGANILFPSMQALCDSWENLLKEFSKA, via the coding sequence ATGTTTCAAACTGCAATTAGTCGCTATTTAGAGACCCATAAACATCCATTTCTTTCACTTAAAGCCGTTCTGTTTGATATGGACGGAGTATTATACAATTCAATGCCTTATCACGCTGAATCATGGCATAAGATTATGGAAGAACGCGGATTGCATCTTTCTAAAGAAGAAGCTTATCTACACGAAGGACGTACGGGATCTGGAACTATCAATATAGTATGCCAGCGTCAGTTTGGTAGAAATGCAACAGAAAAAGAGATTAAAGATATTTATAAAGCAAAGACGGAAGCATTCAACAGTTTTCCGTTAGCGTTACCAATGGAAGGGGCTACCGATGTACTAACAAAGGTTAAACGCGACGGTTTATTTCCTATGATAGTTACCGGTTCTGGACAGGCATCATTATTAGGTCGCCTGAATAAAAACTTTCCTGGAGTTTTTAAGTCTGAACTAATGGTTACCGCTTTCGACGTAAAATATGGAAAACCAAATCCGGAGCCATATCTTATGGCATTAAACAAAGGGAACCTGAAAGCTAATGAAGCTATTGTGGTTGAAAATGCACCTCTAGGAGTACAAGCAGCCGCGGCAGCAGGTATATTTACTGTAGCTGTCAACACAGGCCCTTTAGATGATGATATACTCCTTGATGCCGGAGCTAATATTCTTTTCCCATCTATGCAGGCACTCTGTGATTCATGGGAAAATCTGTTAAAGGAGTTCAGTAAAGCGTAA
- a CDS encoding glucose-6-phosphate isomerase, which produces MKNISLNIEKTLEFISKDAVFAYEAQAKACSEALHNGTGKGNDFLGWLNLPSSTSKEFIADIKATAQILRDNCEVVVMAGIGGSYLGSRAVIEALSDSFALLKEKKDSPVIIYAGHNISEDYLSELTDYLKGKKFGVINISKSGTTTETALAFRLLKKQCEDQRGKETAQKCIVAITDAKKGAAKVTADKEGYKTYVIPDNVGGRFSVLTPVGLLPIAVAGFDIEQLIAGAAKMEEVCGLNVPFNENPAAIYAATRNELYKSGKKIEILVNYHPKLHFVMEWWKQLYGESEGKENKGIFPAAVDFSTDLHSMGQWIQEGERSIFETVISIETPNKNLTVPSDEANLDGLNFLAGKRVDEVNKMAELGTQIAHVDGGVPNLHISMPQLNEYYIGQLFFFFEKACGISGYILGVNPFNQPGVEAYKKNMFALLNKPGYEEESKAIQARL; this is translated from the coding sequence ATGAAAAATATTAGTTTAAACATCGAAAAGACTTTAGAATTTATTTCTAAAGATGCTGTTTTTGCTTATGAAGCTCAGGCTAAGGCTTGCAGCGAAGCATTACACAACGGTACAGGTAAAGGTAATGATTTTCTGGGTTGGTTAAACCTTCCATCATCTACCAGCAAAGAGTTTATAGCCGACATTAAAGCTACAGCTCAGATTCTTCGTGACAATTGCGAAGTAGTTGTTATGGCCGGGATCGGTGGTAGTTATCTTGGCTCGCGTGCTGTAATCGAAGCTTTGTCAGATAGCTTTGCTTTACTTAAAGAAAAGAAAGATAGCCCTGTTATTATCTATGCAGGACATAATATTAGTGAAGATTACCTTTCTGAACTTACTGATTATTTAAAAGGTAAGAAGTTTGGGGTAATCAACATATCTAAATCAGGAACAACAACTGAAACAGCTTTGGCTTTCCGTTTGTTGAAAAAACAATGCGAAGACCAGAGAGGTAAAGAAACAGCTCAGAAATGTATCGTTGCAATTACCGATGCAAAAAAAGGCGCTGCAAAAGTTACTGCTGACAAAGAAGGATACAAAACTTATGTAATTCCTGATAATGTAGGCGGACGTTTTTCTGTTCTTACTCCAGTTGGTTTGCTTCCTATCGCTGTGGCAGGTTTCGACATTGAACAACTTATTGCCGGTGCTGCTAAAATGGAAGAAGTATGCGGATTGAATGTACCTTTCAATGAAAATCCTGCTGCTATCTATGCTGCAACACGTAACGAACTTTACAAGAGCGGAAAGAAGATTGAAATTCTTGTAAACTACCACCCAAAACTTCATTTTGTTATGGAATGGTGGAAACAACTTTACGGAGAATCAGAAGGTAAAGAAAACAAAGGTATCTTCCCTGCTGCTGTAGATTTCTCTACAGACTTGCACTCAATGGGTCAATGGATTCAGGAAGGTGAACGCAGCATCTTCGAAACTGTTATCTCTATTGAAACTCCAAACAAGAATCTTACAGTTCCATCTGACGAAGCAAACCTCGACGGACTTAATTTCCTTGCAGGAAAACGCGTTGACGAAGTAAACAAAATGGCCGAACTTGGTACACAGATTGCCCACGTAGACGGTGGCGTTCCTAATCTTCACATCAGCATGCCACAATTGAACGAATATTATATCGGTCAGTTATTCTTTTTCTTTGAGAAAGCATGCGGTATCAGCGGTTATATTCTTGGAGTTAATCCATTTAACCAGCCAGGTGTTGAAGCTTACAAGAAGAACATGTTTGCTTTACTAAACAAACCAGGTTACGAAGAAGAATCAAAAGCAATTCAGGCACGCCTGTAA
- the asnA gene encoding aspartate--ammonia ligase yields MSYLIKPENYQPLLDLQQTELGIKQIKEFFQQNLSSELRLRRVTAPLFVLKGMGINDDLNGVERPVSFPIKELGDKEAEVVHSLAKWKRMTLADYGIEPGYGIYTDMNAIRSDEELGNLHSLYVDQWDWERVITREDRTIDFLKEIVERIYAAMIRTEYMVFETYPQIRPCLPEKLFFIHSEELRQLYPDLDPKGRENAITKEHGAVFIFGIGCKLGDGKEHDLRAPDYDDYSTPGIDGLPGLNGDLLVWNYTLDRAVELSSMGIRVDKEALLRQLKESGNEGRKDLYFHKRLLEGTLPLSIGGGIGQSRLCMFYLRKAHIGEIQASIWPADMRKECEELNMPLI; encoded by the coding sequence ATGAGCTATCTTATAAAACCAGAAAACTACCAACCATTACTCGATTTGCAACAAACCGAGCTTGGAATAAAACAGATTAAAGAGTTCTTCCAACAAAACTTATCGTCAGAATTACGCCTTCGTCGTGTAACAGCTCCTTTATTTGTATTGAAAGGAATGGGAATTAACGACGACTTGAACGGAGTAGAGCGTCCTGTATCCTTCCCTATCAAAGAATTAGGAGATAAAGAAGCCGAAGTTGTACACTCTCTTGCTAAATGGAAAAGAATGACTTTAGCAGATTATGGTATAGAACCAGGATATGGTATTTATACAGATATGAATGCTATTCGTTCTGACGAAGAACTTGGAAATTTACACTCGCTATATGTAGATCAGTGGGATTGGGAGCGAGTTATTACTCGTGAAGACCGTACTATTGACTTCTTAAAAGAGATTGTAGAACGTATCTATGCCGCAATGATTCGGACAGAATACATGGTTTTTGAAACGTATCCACAAATCAGACCATGTTTACCAGAAAAGCTATTCTTTATCCACTCCGAAGAGCTACGCCAACTTTATCCGGATTTAGATCCTAAAGGCCGCGAAAATGCTATTACCAAAGAACATGGTGCAGTATTTATTTTTGGTATTGGCTGTAAACTTGGTGATGGAAAAGAACACGATCTACGTGCACCAGATTATGATGATTATTCTACACCAGGCATTGACGGCTTACCAGGATTAAATGGTGACCTTTTGGTATGGAACTATACTTTAGACCGTGCAGTTGAACTGTCTTCTATGGGAATCCGTGTTGATAAAGAAGCTTTGCTTAGACAATTAAAAGAAAGCGGCAATGAAGGACGTAAAGATCTTTATTTCCACAAAAGATTGTTAGAAGGAACTCTTCCGTTAAGTATTGGCGGTGGCATAGGACAATCACGTCTTTGTATGTTCTACTTACGTAAAGCTCATATTGGAGAGATCCAGGCAAGTATCTGGCCTGCAGATATGAGAAAAGAATGTGAAGAGTTGAATATGCCTTTAATCTAA